In Cystobacter ferrugineus, the DNA window TGGGCATGATGCAGCGAATACAGTGACCTGAGAACTGGAGCTCTGGAGCCCCCTCACTCCACTGCAAGCTGGAAAAGCCCTCTTCAGCGAAAGGTGCAAGATCCGCATGATCCATCACCAGGTTGGGGCGGAAACGCTCATATTCCACCGGAGCATGCCCCTGAGCTGCGAGCCGCTGGTTGAGTTGCCTGAGTGAAGCCAGGGAAAGGACATGCAGGGGCATCAGGGCTCTGCGGGTCAGGCCATCCTGTCCGAGGCGAACCAGACGCAGGGGTTGACCCAGCACAGCCGTCAGCCATTCGCTGGCTTCATCTCCAGCATCCTGACCAGAGAATGTTTCATTGACCTTGTCGTCATCATTCCAGATCTTCACCTGACGGGGGCGCTCTGGCAGATGACGAGGGACCTTCAGGACACTGAACCCCGGGGCCTGAAGCACCATGGATTCACCTTCGAATCTGGGTTGAACCAGTGCCATCCGGTGAATTTCACCCATCCAGACCTGCTGGTTTTCTCGGTTGGTGATGACCCACTCCCGGTCTCCAGCCAGACCGGACTGTGGGGTGACATGCGCGGACGAGACCTGAATCCCCGCACAGGATTTGATGGGATGGATCCATAGACTGACAAGTTGAAGGGCAGAGGAGAGGGCTGTTTCGGTCATGGGCATCCTTTAGCGGCTGGCGGGCGACCTTGCCGCCCTCTCGTCCCGCGCGGACCCCGTCTCGTCGGAGCCGAGGCTGCCCCGCCAGCCCCTTTGGTTGCCGGGCGCGATCAAAATTGCCGATCGAAGGGTGTCGCTTGCTGCAGAATCGCCACCTGCGCCTGGGTCAACTCCGAGATGCCCAAGCGAAGCTCCTGGTAGCCCTCGTCCCACACCGAGCTGCACGCGTATCTGACACCGGTGGTGGGGACCTTTTGCACGAAGCACTCCGTGACGCCGAATTTGCGAAGGGGGTCACCGGGGATCAGTGCCAGCGCGAAGTGCTGGGGACGCGCGAACCAGGGGTCGTTCGCGTTGTCGTACCGCGCGACGATCTGGTACCTCTGCGTGTTATCGGGACTGGCTACCTGAAGC includes these proteins:
- a CDS encoding MOSC domain-containing protein: MTETALSSALQLVSLWIHPIKSCAGIQVSSAHVTPQSGLAGDREWVITNRENQQVWMGEIHRMALVQPRFEGESMVLQAPGFSVLKVPRHLPERPRQVKIWNDDDKVNETFSGQDAGDEASEWLTAVLGQPLRLVRLGQDGLTRRALMPLHVLSLASLRQLNQRLAAQGHAPVEYERFRPNLVMDHADLAPFAEEGFSSLQWSEGAPELQFSGHCIRCIMPNVSPKDATAGREPLAAVTALSRERQQKKPIFGVYGRALSEGVLTVGLRGRAR